A region of Veillonellaceae bacterium DNA encodes the following proteins:
- the secD gene encoding protein translocase subunit SecD has product MRKGALLRFFVVIFAIIGIFACTVGWLAGHIRQGLDLQGGTHIVMQAEDTDQNKVTPEAITQVINIMQKRVNEMGLTEPIIQREGSNRIIIELPGEKDPQKAIETIGKTAVLQFKDEEGNVRLTGEDLKDAKEQLGQNKQPLVSLKFSDEGGKKFADLTAANVGRHIGIYLDGEMLTNPVVNEAITGGAAVITGQRTLEEAKDLAILLRSGALPVKMSVLEVRTVGPSLGQDSKDKSIVAFTLGLSLVVLFMLAVYRVSGFVADIALLVYVLILLGVLYLLHATLTLPSIAGVILSIGMAVDANVLIFERFKEEIQEGKILRLAVQAGFKRAFVTIFDANMTVIITSAILFFLGSATVKGFALTLGLGVAVSMFTAITVSRTLLMLLIDANWIHNPWWFGGKRGYDR; this is encoded by the coding sequence GTGAGGAAGGGCGCTCTGCTTCGATTTTTCGTAGTCATTTTTGCGATTATCGGCATATTTGCATGTACTGTCGGATGGCTTGCCGGACATATCCGTCAGGGCCTTGACCTTCAGGGCGGGACCCATATTGTCATGCAGGCAGAAGATACAGATCAGAACAAGGTTACGCCGGAGGCCATTACCCAGGTCATCAATATCATGCAGAAGCGTGTCAATGAAATGGGTCTGACTGAACCAATCATCCAGCGTGAAGGCAGCAACCGTATCATCATTGAACTTCCGGGCGAGAAAGATCCGCAGAAGGCTATTGAAACGATCGGCAAGACGGCCGTCCTGCAGTTCAAGGATGAAGAGGGCAATGTCCGCCTGACCGGCGAAGATTTGAAAGATGCCAAGGAACAGCTCGGCCAGAACAAGCAGCCGCTCGTATCCCTGAAATTCAGTGATGAAGGCGGAAAGAAGTTTGCTGACCTGACTGCTGCCAATGTCGGAAGACATATCGGCATTTATCTTGATGGCGAAATGCTGACCAATCCGGTCGTCAATGAAGCCATTACGGGCGGCGCAGCCGTCATTACGGGCCAGAGAACACTTGAAGAAGCCAAAGATCTGGCTATCCTTCTTCGAAGCGGCGCACTGCCGGTCAAGATGTCTGTCCTTGAAGTAAGAACAGTAGGACCGTCTCTGGGACAGGATTCCAAAGACAAGTCCATTGTTGCGTTTACTCTCGGTCTCTCGCTTGTCGTACTGTTCATGCTGGCAGTTTACCGCGTATCCGGATTCGTGGCTGATATAGCGCTTCTGGTATATGTACTGATTCTTTTAGGCGTTTTGTACCTGCTCCATGCGACACTGACGCTTCCAAGCATAGCGGGCGTCATATTGTCCATAGGTATGGCGGTGGACGCGAACGTCCTCATATTTGAACGATTCAAGGAGGAAATACAGGAAGGCAAGATTCTCCGCCTTGCTGTACAGGCCGGTTTCAAGAGAGCTTTCGTAACGATTTTCGATGCGAACATGACAGTCATCATTACGTCTGCCATCCTCTTCTTCCTGGGGAGCGCAACAGTCAAGGGCTTTGCATTGACACTTGGTCTTGGCGTTGCCGTATCCATGTTTACAGCCATTACAGTCAGCCGCACGCTCCTGATGCTCCTGATTGATGCCAACTGGATCCATAACCCCTGGTGGTTTGGCGGGAAAAGGGGGTATGACAGATAA
- the yajC gene encoding preprotein translocase subunit YajC, producing the protein MNFLSLVWPFLILIAIFYFFMYRPQKKLRLERGRFLLSLKRGDHVVTSGGVHGVIKVLCDKYVELEIAPKVVIKVEKSAIQHGDVKLIDEEAAKKAVADGTVKTVQNPDGSETQIVEEVVEVDDPKDAGTEVIEEVVEEDAKSTEKTPAKEEKK; encoded by the coding sequence ATGAACTTTTTGAGTTTAGTATGGCCTTTCCTGATCCTGATTGCCATTTTCTACTTTTTCATGTATCGTCCGCAGAAGAAACTGCGTCTTGAAAGAGGAAGATTTTTGCTGTCCTTGAAGAGGGGAGATCATGTAGTTACTTCCGGCGGCGTGCACGGCGTGATCAAAGTTCTGTGTGATAAGTATGTAGAACTGGAAATTGCACCGAAGGTCGTCATCAAAGTTGAAAAATCTGCCATCCAGCATGGAGATGTCAAGCTGATTGATGAAGAAGCTGCCAAGAAGGCAGTTGCCGACGGCACAGTAAAGACCGTACAGAATCCTGACGGCAGCGAAACTCAGATCGTTGAAGAAGTCGTTGAAGTAGATGATCCGAAAGATGCGGGCACAGAGGTCATTGAGGAAGTTGTCGAAGAAGACGCTAAATCTACTGAAAAGACACCGGCGAAAGAGGAAAAGAAATGA
- the secF gene encoding protein translocase subunit SecF, translated as MFNNFDFISKRKIWFSFSGILIVLSIISIITFDFNWGIDFTGGTILELGFGKPVTVEQVRDGLRKDGLETAVIQLSGKNVQGESGDDVIIRTKNLSPEEAQTVVSDVSSEVGQTDLKRMETVGAVIGSEVTKNTLLNVLISFGAMILYMSIRFEHRIALSAIVAITHDILMVLGIFAFFHLEVDASFLAAILTVLGYSMNESVVIFDRIREAMHTHKRTDSYAVLANDSIHQTIRRSLYTLTTTLFCVASLYFFGGDTTKNFALVMLIGFISGAYSSVCVATSIWVTWNEHISSDRNRKAKETKEAKTGKKLKAAKA; from the coding sequence ATGTTTAATAACTTTGATTTCATTTCCAAAAGAAAGATCTGGTTCTCTTTCTCAGGGATTCTGATCGTACTCTCCATCATTTCCATCATTACCTTCGACTTTAACTGGGGCATTGATTTTACCGGCGGCACTATCCTTGAACTTGGATTTGGCAAACCGGTCACTGTCGAACAGGTCAGAGACGGTCTCCGCAAGGATGGTCTTGAGACAGCTGTCATTCAGCTTTCCGGCAAGAATGTCCAGGGCGAATCCGGTGATGATGTCATCATCAGGACAAAGAACCTGAGCCCGGAAGAAGCACAGACGGTCGTTTCTGATGTCAGCAGCGAAGTCGGACAGACAGACCTCAAGCGTATGGAAACTGTCGGCGCTGTCATTGGTTCCGAAGTAACGAAGAATACACTGCTCAACGTACTCATTTCCTTCGGCGCAATGATCCTTTACATGTCGATCCGTTTCGAACACAGAATTGCACTTTCAGCGATTGTCGCCATTACGCACGATATCCTGATGGTTCTGGGTATTTTTGCATTCTTCCATCTGGAAGTGGATGCATCGTTCCTGGCAGCTATCCTGACAGTTCTTGGCTATTCCATGAACGAATCTGTTGTCATATTCGACCGAATCCGCGAAGCGATGCATACGCATAAGCGTACGGACAGTTATGCTGTCCTGGCGAATGATTCCATTCACCAGACAATCCGCCGTTCGCTTTACACACTGACCACGACACTCTTCTGTGTAGCCTCCCTTTATTTCTTCGGCGGGGATACGACAAAGAACTTTGCTCTGGTTATGCTGATCGGCTTCATTTCCGGCGCTTATTCCTCTGTCTGCGTGGCTACGTCCATCTGGGTTACCTGGAATGAACATATTTCAAGCGACAGAAACCGCAAGGCCAAGGAAACGAAAGAAGCAAAAACAGGAAAGAAACTTAAGGCAGCCAAGGCCTAG
- a CDS encoding GatB/YqeY domain-containing protein, translating to MSIKEQLMADMKTAMKAKEEGKLALNTIRMARAHIRQAEIDDGHADFNDDQVLAVLRKEVKQRKETLAEIDGSGREDLVEQTKAEIAVLEKYLPAEMPEAEIESVVKAVVDAMDPEQRSMGLVMKAVMAKLKGKADGKVINQIVRKILA from the coding sequence TTGTCAATTAAGGAACAGCTGATGGCCGACATGAAAACGGCCATGAAAGCAAAAGAAGAAGGAAAGCTTGCTCTGAATACGATCCGTATGGCTCGTGCCCATATCAGACAGGCTGAGATCGATGACGGACACGCTGACTTCAATGATGATCAGGTTCTTGCTGTTCTCCGGAAAGAAGTCAAACAGAGAAAGGAAACTCTCGCTGAAATTGACGGATCCGGAAGAGAAGACCTGGTTGAGCAGACCAAAGCTGAGATTGCTGTACTGGAGAAATATCTGCCGGCGGAAATGCCTGAAGCAGAAATTGAATCCGTAGTAAAGGCAGTCGTAGATGCGATGGATCCAGAGCAGAGAAGCATGGGCCTTGTGATGAAGGCCGTCATGGCAAAGCTTAAAGGCAAGGCGGACGGTAAGGTAATTAACCAGATCGTGCGCAAGATTCTTGCTTGA
- the tgt gene encoding tRNA guanosine(34) transglycosylase Tgt, protein MVINYELIAEDKKTGARAGLLHTPHGTFKTPMFMPVGTQATVKTVTPEELEDMGAQIILSNTYHLFLRPGTDLIREAGGLHSFMNWPKGILTDSGGFQVFSLGAMRKITEEGVHFRSFLDGSKQFLSPEVSIHAQEDLGSDIAMAFDECIPYPADYKYADQSTARTTRWAERCIKAHTREDRGMFGIVQGGMYKDLRKRSALEISSMPFDGIAIGGLSVGEPHDIMYDILEYTTQWLPTDKARYLMGVGTPDCLVEGVARGIDMFDCVFPTRVARNGMAMVHSGRMNMKNKKYERDWAPLEEGCHCYTCTHYSRAYIRHLYKSEELLAFRLVTIHNLYFLLQFMGDMRQSIIDGNFSEFRENFMSGYKR, encoded by the coding sequence ATGGTAATTAATTACGAACTGATTGCAGAAGACAAGAAGACAGGGGCGCGCGCAGGGCTCCTGCATACGCCGCACGGGACGTTCAAGACACCGATGTTCATGCCGGTAGGAACGCAGGCGACGGTCAAGACAGTGACGCCTGAAGAACTGGAAGATATGGGAGCGCAGATTATTTTATCCAATACCTACCATCTTTTCCTCCGCCCGGGAACAGACCTTATCAGGGAAGCCGGCGGCCTTCATTCCTTCATGAACTGGCCGAAGGGCATCCTGACGGACAGCGGCGGATTCCAGGTATTCAGCCTTGGCGCTATGAGAAAAATCACAGAGGAAGGCGTCCATTTCCGTTCCTTCCTTGACGGCTCCAAACAGTTCCTGTCTCCTGAAGTATCCATTCATGCGCAGGAAGATCTCGGAAGTGATATCGCAATGGCATTTGACGAATGCATCCCTTATCCGGCCGATTACAAGTATGCGGACCAGTCCACAGCAAGAACGACCCGCTGGGCAGAAAGGTGCATCAAGGCGCACACAAGAGAAGACCGCGGCATGTTCGGCATTGTGCAGGGCGGCATGTACAAGGATTTAAGAAAGAGAAGCGCACTGGAAATTTCCTCCATGCCCTTTGACGGCATAGCCATCGGCGGACTTTCCGTAGGAGAGCCGCATGATATTATGTACGATATCCTTGAATATACGACGCAGTGGCTTCCGACAGATAAAGCAAGATACCTGATGGGCGTAGGAACGCCGGACTGCCTTGTGGAAGGTGTGGCAAGAGGCATCGACATGTTCGACTGCGTATTCCCGACACGCGTGGCAAGAAACGGGATGGCCATGGTTCACAGCGGCCGCATGAACATGAAGAACAAGAAGTACGAAAGAGACTGGGCACCGCTTGAGGAAGGATGCCATTGCTATACATGCACGCATTACAGCCGTGCGTATATCCGCCATTTATACAAGTCCGAAGAGCTTCTGGCCTTCCGTCTGGTCACGATTCACAACCTGTACTTCCTTCTGCAGTTCATGGGAGATATGCGCCAGTCGATCATTGACGGGAATTTCAGCGAATTCCGTGAAAATTTCATGAGCGGCTACAAAAGATAA
- a CDS encoding glutamine synthetase, translated as MNKELLYCIPAGQYGKEGVLSLLTQHPEIRFVSLVGIDLAGNDTDEKIPIEIFMKDYEDFFAGKAVQTDGSSVVFMNIATLNDARVDMVADSTVNWYVDYNDENISDENGRPVGTLRIPCFLIHNGKFIDSRSVLKKSCEYVSEKLKKLLSDAQVKGMENFPFSEIQDIVFTTGTELEFWVKTPSEKETVQHLSISQRLQEQYWQRMRGNVRTAMEQAIEELDARGMRVEMGHKEVGGIKPKIDDDGHIFDVCEQLELDWLFSTNPLQAADNELEARIVIREVFRRNGLDVSFRAKPIIGVAGSGEHTHVGIAALLKNGKTINLLAPEDMSADFLSTVGYGFIMGILNNYEATNPFVSSTTDAFNRLKPGFEAPVCIVTSLGHSPEVPSRNRSILMGLIRDTENPKATRFELRAPNPFTNTYMAVSCLYMTALDGIEYAVNSGKGPDELLAELSKTAGEDADYLSKDREYRCEKNVFEDYDQEQRDAVFGKPPATVWENVRIMRANPDKVASITRDDVISKDIVESFIASILYRWKNELIDRIIPGTEAAVKGYKKLDNDDKLDEKRWKAIKAARIELAKDTEEEKCICTRLKEALEDGDYDTASDLQIEMAKKSQALEKEYRIYALNILD; from the coding sequence ATGAACAAAGAATTGCTGTACTGCATCCCCGCTGGTCAATATGGAAAAGAAGGGGTTCTGTCTCTGTTAACACAGCATCCGGAAATCAGATTCGTATCTCTGGTAGGAATCGATCTGGCAGGCAACGATACCGATGAGAAAATTCCGATTGAAATTTTTATGAAAGATTATGAGGACTTCTTCGCAGGAAAAGCTGTGCAGACCGATGGATCTTCCGTTGTATTCATGAACATTGCAACACTCAATGATGCCAGAGTCGACATGGTAGCTGACAGCACCGTCAACTGGTACGTAGATTACAATGATGAAAATATTTCCGATGAAAACGGCCGCCCGGTCGGAACGCTGCGTATTCCATGCTTCCTGATCCATAACGGCAAGTTCATTGATTCCAGATCCGTATTGAAGAAATCCTGTGAATATGTATCTGAAAAGCTCAAGAAGCTTCTTTCCGATGCACAGGTTAAGGGAATGGAAAACTTCCCGTTCTCTGAAATTCAGGATATCGTATTTACAACCGGCACTGAACTTGAATTCTGGGTAAAGACGCCGAGCGAAAAAGAAACCGTTCAGCACCTTTCCATTTCTCAGAGACTGCAGGAACAGTATTGGCAGCGTATGCGCGGCAATGTCCGTACCGCTATGGAACAGGCCATTGAAGAACTGGATGCCCGCGGAATGCGTGTTGAAATGGGTCATAAGGAAGTCGGAGGCATCAAGCCGAAAATCGATGATGACGGTCACATTTTCGACGTATGCGAACAGCTTGAACTTGACTGGCTCTTCTCGACAAACCCGCTGCAGGCTGCAGATAACGAACTGGAAGCCCGCATCGTCATCCGTGAAGTATTCCGCAGAAACGGCCTTGACGTTTCCTTCCGTGCAAAGCCGATCATCGGTGTAGCAGGAAGCGGCGAACATACCCATGTAGGTATCGCAGCTCTTCTTAAGAACGGAAAGACCATCAACCTTCTTGCTCCGGAAGATATGAGCGCTGACTTCCTTTCTACCGTCGGCTATGGCTTCATCATGGGCATTCTCAACAACTATGAAGCAACCAATCCGTTTGTTTCTTCAACAACAGATGCGTTCAACAGACTGAAACCAGGCTTTGAAGCGCCGGTCTGCATCGTTACGTCCCTCGGACATTCTCCGGAAGTTCCGTCCAGAAACAGATCCATCCTGATGGGCCTGATTCGTGATACCGAAAACCCGAAGGCAACACGCTTCGAACTTCGTGCCCCGAACCCGTTCACCAATACATACATGGCTGTTTCCTGCCTTTACATGACAGCTCTCGACGGCATTGAATATGCAGTGAACTCCGGAAAAGGCCCGGATGAACTCCTGGCTGAACTTTCCAAGACAGCAGGAGAGGATGCTGATTACCTTTCCAAGGACAGAGAATATCGCTGTGAAAAGAACGTATTCGAAGATTACGATCAGGAACAGAGAGATGCTGTATTTGGCAAACCGCCGGCTACCGTCTGGGAAAATGTCCGCATCATGAGAGCAAATCCTGATAAAGTAGCATCCATTACAAGAGATGATGTCATTTCCAAGGATATTGTTGAATCCTTCATCGCTTCCATCCTTTACCGCTGGAAGAATGAACTGATCGATCGTATCATTCCTGGAACGGAAGCTGCCGTCAAAGGTTACAAGAAACTTGATAACGATGACAAACTTGACGAGAAGAGATGGAAAGCCATCAAAGCTGCCCGCATCGAACTTGCCAAGGATACTGAAGAAGAAAAGTGCATCTGCACCCGCCTGAAGGAAGCCCTTGAAGATGGAGATTATGATACTGCATCTGATCTCCAGATCGAAATGGCTAAAAAGTCACAGGCACTTGAAAAAGAATACCGTATTTACGCGTTGAATATTCTGGACTAA
- the mtaB gene encoding tRNA (N(6)-L-threonylcarbamoyladenosine(37)-C(2))-methylthiotransferase MtaB, whose product MNTEKTVSFITLGCKVNQYDSDAMRTLFVDGGYSQVEDDKDADVYVINTCSVTSIGDRKSRQMVRRIRRQHPDAVIAVAGCYAQLAPEVFEKMGDVDVIVGLHNRSHIVEYVEEARGAGKPLNEVVDIMKVNTFENMFVRPEGEVKTRAFIKVQEGCDNYCTFCIIPYARGRLKSRKQEDAVKEIRNLVDTGYREVVLTGIHLGNYGKDLHDGTSLSSLVSEMVKIPDLLRIRLGSIESVELSEELIDIIRNEPKVCRHLHLPIQSGSDSVLRGMNRHYRLPEYKRLIAELREKIPGLALTTDLIVGFPGETEELFQETLETLKELKFSGIHVFPYSKRTGTPAAGYPNQVPNEIKKQRVHRVQELEKEISREYRARFMGKTVCVLAEEVKDGYFEGLTEEYIRVSIRSQGVERGGMYNVLIDTMTDDGLSGVLAKEE is encoded by the coding sequence ATGAACACAGAGAAAACCGTATCATTCATTACTCTTGGCTGCAAGGTCAACCAGTATGACAGTGATGCCATGAGAACCCTCTTTGTTGACGGGGGATACAGCCAGGTAGAAGACGATAAGGATGCAGATGTATATGTTATCAACACCTGCTCCGTCACAAGCATCGGCGACAGGAAATCAAGGCAGATGGTGCGCCGTATCAGACGACAGCACCCGGATGCCGTCATTGCCGTAGCCGGATGCTATGCGCAGCTTGCACCGGAAGTCTTTGAAAAAATGGGAGACGTCGATGTCATCGTAGGCCTTCATAACCGTTCCCACATTGTGGAATATGTGGAAGAGGCCAGAGGCGCAGGCAAGCCTTTGAATGAAGTCGTCGACATCATGAAAGTCAACACGTTTGAAAACATGTTTGTCCGTCCTGAAGGGGAAGTCAAGACCAGAGCTTTTATCAAGGTACAGGAAGGCTGTGACAATTACTGCACATTCTGCATCATTCCCTATGCAAGAGGAAGGTTGAAATCCAGAAAACAGGAAGACGCAGTCAAGGAAATCAGGAACCTGGTCGATACAGGCTACAGGGAAGTCGTCCTGACGGGAATCCACCTTGGAAACTACGGCAAGGATCTCCATGACGGCACGTCTCTTTCCAGTCTTGTATCAGAAATGGTCAAGATCCCGGACCTTCTCCGCATCCGTCTCGGTTCTATTGAATCCGTTGAACTTTCAGAAGAATTGATCGATATCATCAGGAATGAGCCGAAGGTATGCCGTCATCTTCATCTTCCTATCCAGTCCGGGTCAGACAGCGTCCTTCGCGGCATGAACCGTCATTACCGCCTGCCTGAATACAAGAGGCTCATTGCAGAACTACGTGAAAAAATTCCGGGTCTTGCGCTCACGACCGATCTCATTGTCGGTTTCCCGGGCGAGACGGAGGAACTGTTCCAGGAGACACTGGAAACGCTGAAGGAACTTAAATTCTCCGGAATCCATGTATTCCCGTATTCCAAGAGAACCGGAACACCGGCAGCCGGATACCCGAATCAGGTTCCGAATGAAATAAAGAAGCAGAGAGTTCACAGGGTACAGGAACTCGAAAAGGAAATTTCGCGTGAATACAGAGCCCGTTTTATGGGCAAAACTGTTTGCGTCTTGGCCGAAGAGGTCAAGGATGGATATTTTGAAGGGCTGACAGAAGAATACATCCGCGTATCAATCAGAAGCCAGGGAGTCGAAAGAGGCGGAATGTACAACGTACTCATTGATACGATGACGGATGACGGCCTTTCAGGGGTATTAGCGAAGGAGGAGTAA
- a CDS encoding 5-formyltetrahydrofolate cyclo-ligase, with protein sequence MTESNPSISERKKGLRQKMLAMRRALSANETESRSSSLKENILLLPEYKNAKKIMAFLAMKGESNLDEFIRQALLDGKEVYIPVCLPKRQMEAGRLIDMEHFEKGPLGLRNLPSGYEVTEPESLDLVLVPGLAVSREGVRLGMGAGYYDRYLSRVPFEKRVAALWDFQVIPDIPSEPFDQKIAKIVTDKFVIVTKRG encoded by the coding sequence ATGACAGAATCGAATCCTTCAATTTCCGAAAGGAAAAAGGGGCTTCGGCAGAAGATGCTCGCCATGAGGCGGGCTCTTTCTGCTAATGAAACGGAGAGCAGGAGTTCCTCTCTTAAAGAGAATATCCTTTTACTTCCGGAATATAAGAACGCGAAGAAGATCATGGCTTTCCTTGCCATGAAAGGGGAATCCAATCTGGATGAATTCATCAGGCAGGCTCTTCTTGATGGAAAAGAAGTCTACATTCCTGTGTGCCTTCCAAAGCGCCAGATGGAAGCAGGACGCCTGATTGATATGGAACACTTTGAAAAGGGCCCGCTGGGTCTTAGGAATCTTCCTTCCGGGTATGAAGTGACCGAACCTGAGTCGCTCGATCTCGTATTGGTCCCGGGACTTGCTGTCAGCAGGGAAGGAGTCCGTCTCGGTATGGGAGCCGGATATTATGACAGATACCTTTCCCGTGTCCCATTTGAGAAAAGGGTGGCTGCCCTGTGGGATTTCCAGGTGATTCCGGATATTCCGTCTGAACCGTTTGATCAGAAGATAGCGAAGATTGTAACCGACAAATTTGTCATCGTTACGAAAAGAGGTTGA
- the queA gene encoding tRNA preQ1(34) S-adenosylmethionine ribosyltransferase-isomerase QueA, translated as MKLEEFNYDLPKELIAQEPAEPRDSCRLMMLDKNTGEWEHHGFRDILNEIREGDIFVFNNTKVIPARLYGKKKDTGGKVEMLLLTPKGNDVWEVLVNPGRKALPRTEIEFSDDCYCKVLDKTEFGGRLVEFHYNGNFDSLLDRIGEMPTPPYIHKKLDNNDEYQTVYAKYKGSAAAPTAGLHFTPELMEEMKKKGAELLFVTLHVGIGTFRPVSEENIEDHEMHKEWYTVSEETAEKINKAKEEGRRIIAVGTTSVRTLESAGQSGKLKSGSNWTQLYIYPGYQWKMVDAIVTNFHLPESTLIMMMASFAGREHILAAYEEAVRQKYRFFSFGDAMFIR; from the coding sequence ATGAAATTAGAAGAATTCAATTACGATCTGCCAAAAGAATTAATTGCACAGGAACCGGCTGAACCAAGAGATTCCTGCCGTCTGATGATGCTCGACAAGAATACAGGAGAGTGGGAGCATCATGGATTCAGGGATATTCTGAATGAAATCCGCGAAGGCGATATTTTCGTATTCAACAACACAAAGGTCATTCCGGCCAGACTCTATGGCAAGAAAAAAGATACCGGCGGAAAAGTGGAAATGCTTCTCCTGACTCCTAAGGGAAATGATGTATGGGAAGTCCTTGTCAACCCGGGAAGAAAAGCACTTCCGAGAACGGAAATTGAATTTTCCGATGACTGTTACTGCAAGGTCCTTGACAAGACAGAATTCGGCGGACGCCTTGTAGAATTTCATTACAACGGCAATTTTGACAGCCTTCTTGACCGGATCGGTGAAATGCCGACTCCTCCTTACATCCATAAGAAGCTGGATAACAATGATGAATACCAGACCGTTTATGCTAAGTACAAGGGATCAGCCGCAGCTCCTACAGCAGGACTTCATTTTACTCCGGAACTGATGGAAGAAATGAAGAAAAAGGGAGCAGAACTTCTCTTTGTAACACTTCATGTCGGCATCGGTACTTTCCGTCCGGTATCGGAAGAGAATATTGAAGACCATGAGATGCATAAGGAATGGTACACCGTCAGCGAAGAAACAGCTGAGAAGATCAATAAAGCCAAAGAAGAAGGCAGAAGGATCATTGCCGTAGGCACGACGTCAGTCCGCACACTGGAATCTGCCGGCCAGAGCGGAAAGCTCAAGAGCGGCAGCAACTGGACGCAGCTCTATATCTATCCGGGATACCAGTGGAAAATGGTCGATGCCATCGTCACCAACTTCCATCTCCCTGAATCCACACTCATTATGATGATGGCTTCCTTTGCAGGAAGAGAACATATCCTGGCCGCTTATGAAGAGGCCGTACGCCAGAAATACCGTTTCTTCAGCTTTGGCGATGCCATGTTTATCAGATAA
- a CDS encoding histidine triad nucleotide-binding protein — MADCIFCKIAAGEIPSTKVYEDDHWFAFRDIEPCAPVHILVIPKKHVDNILAFDEEYNKNFADFFLVIKKIAEAEGLKENGFRLVINTGEKAGQSVFHFHAHIIGGREMGWPPFPAND; from the coding sequence ATGGCTGACTGTATTTTCTGTAAAATTGCTGCCGGAGAAATTCCGAGCACAAAAGTGTATGAGGATGACCACTGGTTCGCATTCAGGGATATTGAACCCTGCGCACCTGTTCATATTCTGGTGATCCCCAAGAAGCATGTGGATAATATTCTTGCATTTGATGAAGAATACAATAAAAACTTTGCTGACTTTTTCCTTGTCATCAAAAAGATTGCCGAAGCAGAAGGACTGAAGGAAAACGGCTTCCGCCTTGTCATCAATACCGGTGAAAAGGCAGGCCAGTCCGTATTCCATTTCCACGCGCACATTATCGGTGGCAGAGAAATGGGATGGCCTCCATTCCCGGCAAATGATTGA
- the rpsU gene encoding 30S ribosomal protein S21 gives MSEIKVQKGESLDSALRRFKRSCQKAGVLSEVRKREHYEKPSVRRKLKSEAARKRKFK, from the coding sequence ATGTCTGAAATCAAAGTTCAAAAGGGCGAATCTCTTGATAGTGCTCTTCGCAGATTTAAACGTTCCTGCCAAAAAGCCGGGGTTCTTTCTGAAGTAAGAAAACGTGAACATTATGAAAAGCCCAGCGTTAGACGTAAACTGAAATCTGAAGCAGCAAGAAAACGTAAGTTTAAATAA